In the Hylaeus volcanicus isolate JK05 chromosome 1, UHH_iyHylVolc1.0_haploid, whole genome shotgun sequence genome, one interval contains:
- the LOC128883860 gene encoding UPF0605 protein CG18335-like encodes MSAGAESLATAEPHLIPGYAGYCPQYRYRCGETYGSITHKVLLDPTVNHAETLILSNRVTDDYEVQRPPKNDIDVVNTRYKHTDPVFVHPIMPGYEGFTPRLNANNGQRYTVLATEGLAEFERQQIRNKAALNVLKRTIAIQSGHGEPRNLEDRLLIKSEFKLPMLTVRPDRVGVMRNLFLDEQHETPRDHSPSPHFMDNANPKKYFVSRYAGHIPYGYAHFGASNVPATNSALCDFTSNYRKRQSTEWAPVTISRPDPPLAIQPTMIYHKHVGMIPNYLGHVPGETFRFGKTFGADTKDAKRWLRGDFSA; translated from the exons ATGTCTGCGGGCGCGGAATCGTTAGCCACGGCTGAACCCCACCTTATCCCAGG gtACGCAGGATATTGTCCACAATATCGCTATAGATGCGGTGAAACGTACGGAAGTATAACGCACAAAGTGCTTCTTGATCCCACAGTGAATCATGCGGAAACGCTAATTTTGTCGAATCGGGTCACCGACGATTACGAa GTTCAAAGGCCACCAAAAAATGATATAGACGTAGTAAATACCCGTTACAAACACACCGATCCTGTATTCGTTCATCCTATCATGCCAGGATACGAAG GTTTCACGCCAAGGCTGAATGCCAACAACGGGCAAAGGTACACTGTGCTAGCCACTGAGGGACTTGCCGAATTCGAGAGACAACAGATACGAAATAAAGCTGCTCTTAACGTACTTAAAAGAACAATAGCTATACAAAGTGGACACGGTGAACCGCGAAATTTAGAAGATCGTTTA ctCATTAAAAGTGAATTCAAGTTACCTATGCTCACCGTTCGGCCCGACCGCGTAGGCGTAATGAGAAACTTATTTTTGGACGAACAGCACGAAACACCTAGAGATCACTCGCCATCTCCACATTTCATGGACAATGCGAATCCGAAGAAATACTTTGTCAGCC GATATGCGGGTCATATACCGTACGGGTATGCGCATTTCGGGGCATCGAACGTTCCCGCCACCAATAGCGCGCTTTGTGACTTCACATCCAACTATCGAAAACGACAGAGCACGGAATGGGCACCGGTAACAATTTCGAGGCCTGACCCACCGCTGGCCATCCAACCCACTATGATCTATCACAAGCACGTTGGAATGATTCCAAATTACCTTGGGCACGTGCCCGGAGAGACATTCAG ATTTGGTAAAACCTTTGGAGCTGACACTAAAGATGCAAAAAGATGGCTTCGTGGTGACTTCTCGGCGTAG